The Corythoichthys intestinalis isolate RoL2023-P3 chromosome 1, ASM3026506v1, whole genome shotgun sequence genome has a segment encoding these proteins:
- the gpalpp1 gene encoding GPALPP motifs-containing protein 1, translating into MASQNPIGPALPPSFKQAADSDDEREFAGPALPPGYKREEPSSSSDESDEVVVKRVKKKHTSDNHHAELINTNDEDDDGFFGPALPPGFSKKQSSPERPPVLGPALPPGFRRAMDDTNNDDGDEEGVPGPALPPGYQADSYSSEGEDEDIIGPMPSSCPAPNTVAFDIERRAQMMKDKLTKVEAPEVPCRETWMTELPPELQHIGLGARTFKKRSGPEKGDRSVWTDTPADTERKARERLEKKKKGEPIKDSVQQISQKDLEMAEKVSKYNKTKRSESLMSLHTKNIKEKAKDVGNKPVERRAFDRETDLKVNHFDDVQKQRLLKKSQELNTRFSHSNDRMFL; encoded by the exons ATGGCGTCTCAAAATCCCATAGGACCTGCTTTGCCGCCAAGCTTTAAACAAGCAGCCGATTCTGATGATGAACGTGAAT TTGCCGGTCCCGCATTGCCTcccggttacaaacgagaggaACCGTCGAGTTCGTCGGATGAAAGTGATGAAGTAGTCGTCAAAAGAGTCAAGAAAAAGCATACGTCTGACAACCACCATGCAGA GTTGATAAACACAAACGATGAAGACGATGACGGGTTCTTTGGACCAGCATTACCACCAGGTTTTAGCAAAAAACAGAGTTCACCAGAGAG GCCACCTGTGCTGGGACCAGCTTTGCCCCCCGGGTTTCGCCGTGCAATGGATGATACAAATAATGATGATGGTGATGAAGAGGGTGTCCCGGGACCTGCCTTACCCCCAGGATACCAGGCTGACTCCTACAGTAGTGAGGGAGAGGATGAAGATATTATCGGACCCATGCCATCCAGTTGTCCAGCTCCAAATACAGTGGCTTTTGACATTGAACGCAGAGCACAGATGATGAAAGACAAACTGACTAAAGTT gaGGCTCCTGAGGTGCCATGTCGAGAGACCTGGATGACAGAGCTTCCACCAGAACTACAACACATTGGCTTAGGGGCTCGCACTTTCAAGAAAAGGTCTGGTCCGGAGAAGGGTGACCGTTCTGTTTGGACAGATACACCTGCAGACACAGAGCGCAAGGCCAGG GAGCGTcttgagaagaagaaaaagggcGAGCCTATAAAAGATTCTGTCCAACAAATCTCGCAGAAGGATTTGGAAATGGCAGAAAAGGTGTCCAAGTACAAT AAAACGAAACGCTCGGAATCTCTGATGAGTTTGCATACAAAGAACATAAAGGAAAAGGCGAAGGACGTTGGAAACAAGCCGGTGGAAAGAAGAGCCTTTGACCGGGAAACTGACCTGAAGGTCAATCACTTCGACGATGTGCAGAAGCAGCGTCTGCTGAAGAAGTCTCAGGAACTGAACACACGCTTTTCCCACAGCAACGATAGGATGTTTTTGTAA